DNA from Ananas comosus cultivar F153 linkage group 12, ASM154086v1, whole genome shotgun sequence:
aTCGAGTTTAGGTTTTGAGTTAGGGTGTGTTTGTTATTACGCAGCTCCACCCCACGGTAGACGTCGAGTTCGTCGAGTTCTCTCTATAGGGGAACTCAGACTTCGCACGTGACGAGCGCGAAGTTGCGAGATTGCTCTTCAAACACGCCCTTTTAGTCTTTGAAAGTTTGATAGCAATTTAATTATTTCGTCAGAATTATTGTTGGCCAGTATAGTTGCTGCAGCTTGTTTGGTTTCATTTGACAACTTGTTTGGTGGCATTAATTTTAGTCCTTCAATCTGAATCGGCTCTAAGAAAGTACTCATAGGTTCATAATTTTATTGATGATGGGGACTTGAACCTAACTTAAAATCGTACTTACCTAAAGGGACGCACATAAGGGGTTTTCTTAAAAGGAGGAACTATTGCCTGCACCAGGTGTACATCtagtaaatcttaaattttaaatctaattaattggacgtgtattatactatttaaaagatttataatataaattataaaatatggatattattttttaaaaaaacttaaataatatgTTTCTATACAGCTAATTTCGAGGTTGTTTTATGTTATAATATTAGATTtgaaatctttaattttttttacgaaTTGGACACTGTGTTTGACGGTGAAGATCATATCTattaaagtaaattttaaattaagatattaataatcaaaatttacaTACAGTGCACGTTACGTGTAAGGCCATACCAAGCTATAATTTCTCTACTGGTGAGGACCGATTTGATggcaaaatattttagaatatgtCACGTGCataatgaatataaaaaaacgCAGGCCAAGagcaagataaaaaataaaaatataatatcttacaattaaaaaagaatatttaatttattaaatgtgAAGGGTAAAAGTTGAGTCCATTATCCCATCACATCTatcaaagaaataaaaattacggaaatattatattacatgCATATCGTATTTTTAGTATCGCAGTAAGTTAattacaataatattttttgcaaattgaaaaataaaaaggtatattttatatgcatttttttaactctatttTACCTGAGAATCTCAATAGCAACGAATTGAAAGAGGTTTTCAATGTACGGCGTAAATGTGAAGTATATACGGTACGTTTTTCTGAGTTAGGTTGCTCGCGAAGAACGCATTTAGTTCTCGACCACTGTTCGCAGATCCCTTGCAAACCAGGTCGTAGTAATTTGCTACAACCTGCGTATTTCGGTTCAATTCGATCGTACAAAGCAAAACACTGATCACGACTCATCCACCATCGGACGGTGCTCAGTTACTTGTTTATCCGTGCCGGCcatgtaattaatttattattataagcaCATAAACTTATTTATGGAAAACAACGCAATTCTATAAAGACAAAGTGGAGGCATCTTAAGATGGCGTCAAAATTCGTGCTCATTCCTCTATATATCAACGCCAATCCCCATGATTCCTCTCTCGACTACACTCTCCGAGATGCTCTTTGAAccattttgtttctttcttttgtagcGCATAATAACAGCCCATAAACTAGATCTCTCACACATAAAACTCTATATATCTCTGCTTAATtagctgtatatatatatatatatatctctctctctctctcaatggaAACTACCCTCCTAGTCCCATACGGGGGCCTAAGAGCTTTTCCGACAAGCCGAAAACCGGCTCGAGAAGCCGCGTCTGGCCGTCGGAGGCCGACCCAGAAGCCCAAGTCTTTGTTGTCGCCGGCGAAGGCGGTGATCGCGAGGCCGACCAGGAGGACGGTGTACAAAGATAACTGGTTCGACCGCCTCGCCATCCGATATCTATCCAGTAGTGTACAAGAGACTGCAggtttgtattattattattattattgttgtttttggtGCTTAAACTTACTTTTATTCAATATCAGGTtagttttagttaatttttttttatgttgattAACATAGattaaacctaagtttaattggaatatatacatacacacacacaaacacacacttGTGGTTATAAGATTGAGTGGTGTAGTACGTGTTTAAGGAATCTCTTCCTAGTAATGATGAGGTCTAATAGTACAATATAGATACAATGATGATTTGATAgcattttcatatatataggtCTTCTACAAGGAAAAAgtttaattagtataattaAGCTTCGATTAAGAATattctaacaatttttttaaaaaaaaataatatcaatataCCTTAGAGTATTACATGAATGATTTTTTTCCTCCAGTttcttaattttgtattttcatGTATTGAAATTCGCAGAAcgtattttctctttttttttataactataaaCTTGGTTCTTTTAGGAATGAGGAGCGAGAAGGACGGCTACGAGAGCTTGACGGAGGCGGCGATCATGGTTTCAAGGAGCTTCGACGCTGCGAGACAGCAGGAGGTGGTGATCGAATCGCTCAGCAACGCTTTTCCCAGATTCATACTGGAGATGGTAAATCTTTTCGTGTATTAATTTTCGCCTTTTGTAATATATAGTTACTATCAGTATCGTGTTATGAACATTGAACAGTCATGGTTACTTAAGCAGGTATATATCCACTAAAGAACAACTGCACGAATCAAACCAGAGATGCTCATGAATTCAGTCGCATCAACTGTTATGCGCATGCACCAAGCCCGTCGGATTAAACTGTCGCGAAATACTATCGAAAAATTAGAATGAGTTTTAcaatattctctaaaaattgatcatttggatttgattttcttatttttaataagAGATTAATATAGAGTTCCAAATTTTGAAATGACATGACTATAACAAAAACCTCACCTCTAAAGAGGAGTAGATCAAATTAGATACTCCCAAGTTGGTTGGTTATCCACCATGATTTGTAACAGGACACCCCACGCACAAATGTAGTGACCAGGGGAGGAGAAAAAGGACCCACAATAACACATTCAACAGAACCTCCACTCAGCTAATAGATGTAATCACATATGCAATACTCTAAAAAGGGCCGCCGTTTGGTTcaagatttgtaatattttaaaaatattgcatattttatatatgaaatagCAAATTTGTTACAAACAATATCAAGCCAGATGGATTTGGAGGTTATTCAAAAACCGATACATTATTAATAAtgaacaattaataattttcatCCGGCGTGAAAATGAAAATGTCTTTTAATTAATGATAATCTAGTATTCCTACTATCTAGAAATATATAATGATTTCACTACTTCGCTGACACGTTTTACAACTATCTAACATTAGTTGAATGGTAATGACTCGGATGTTTTCTACCGAAAATATAGAAGCTTACAGGAATATTACAAATCGTGAATCAAActgtgagaccccaaatagtcctatatatatgatataatatggctaatacTTTTAATCcggcttaaatattttagatgatgactaggcccaaaagattaagagagttaagcatgttaggacgggagtagttataggatgggtgaccccctgaaAAGTTGGAGcgttacagttggtatcagagccaattaccagctggaagtgtaagatgagtctcggctgagtcagggtTATACGGCGGGGAGAACGAGGCTCTCATACTATTGACTGTTATGGATAGATCGCAGCTACCCCACAAAGTCGttttaggctagcgagacgagtctcacatcgcctgatacttaTGAGTCTGAACcagacgaggacgtcagggcttaaagaggGGGAAAATGTGAGACCCcggatagttctatatatgtaatataataaggctaatacttttaacccgacttaagcattttagatGGTGACTAAGCCCAaaaagttaagaaaattaagcgtgttaggataagaatagttctaggatgggtgtgGATGGTGGGTAGGCCcaaaaaattaagagagttaaacgtgctAGGATGAGAATAGTCCTAAAATGGATAACCCCCTAGAAAGTCACACAAACAGGCTCTAAGTGCTATTTATTTACATATGCACCCTTGCAAATTCTGAATTTTTATATGTgcctttcatatatatatatatatatatatatatatatatatatgaaaaatagaaatttacatGGAGACCACCTCAACTTTAGGCAAGTTGGAAATGAATTACACCATCTTTTTATTGACACCCCTTCTTCAACTTCCGACTTTTCCGACTTCCGTGATTTTACCCAAATAATCGAGAATTTTACTATGCATGTAGAGCCATCAAATCTAACAAATGTAACACAATCCTCgactattaaataaaaaaaagtaaaaaaaatgtggAGGGCCTGTTTTGGAACGTACCCTACTTGAGGGGTACTTGAGGGGTCTCAGCacattttatcaaatttttgatCTACAATTAGGggggggaaaagaaaaacaaaataccCTATTTGAAATTAGAGTACATCACAATAATTTCATAACTAATAAGAGATAATTATGTGATGCTAAAGCATGCAAAGTTGAAATCCTCTATTGTTGATTAGTTTTTCACACCATGATTAGCactaacaattaaaatttaggaACTTACATGCAATTATTCCAGATAAAATTCCTGCTACCGCCTTCAAAGTTATCGAGGCAGTTCTTCGCCACTTTCACGACGATATTTTTCGCCTGGCTAGTTGGACCATGCGAGGTATACTCGGCTAAATTTTCTCATATGATCTTAAAATCTTCATTTTCTTACGTATTTCAGTTGATTAATACAAAATAGTATTCACGAAAAGTAGTTCATTTTTTAGAAATCCATTTTCATTCAAAGCATATAGTACTAAACACTCAAACATATACAACAGTGAGTGACAAAAAAGATATCTGATTGGGAAAACTTTTCTTGTTTAGTAAaaggaaaggagagagagagagagagagatctttaatCTAGTTCATAATTGTGTAAAAACATATTTAATGATGCTGTAGTATTTGTATGAACTTGGATGTGTTCTGAGAGAGAGATTGTGGTGTTACGAAATAAGGTCAGGGAGTCAGAAGTtgaagggaggagagagaaaaatgtggTCTACATCCCCAAATGCAGGTAACATCAAAGTCACAATGAGTGGCATGCATGAAATTAATAACTAGAATTATTCTTTATTCCTTtccctacatatatatatatatatatatatatatgatagacCCCTATAAGTTTTACCAATTGAGAGGTGTTTGTAGGTTTTTGGAGAGCACCAACTGTGTGGGAATGTGTAGAAACATGTGCAAGATCCCTTCTCAGAGATTCATACAGGACTCTCTTGGTATGCCCATCAACATGGTCCCTAGTAAGTTCTTATTCTCCCACTAATCtgtcaaaaaaatttcttctcaCAACTTTCTCAAATTTGAGATCACCGTCCGAACATCGCAAACGGCGCACGACCGTGCCCTGAAAAACAATATCATTCAGTGAGACAAAAAAATCGCCTACTGATCAGGAGGGGCTACCTGATCTCTCTGCAAGCTAGCGAGGATCGCTTTATCTCTCCGAAACCCTCGGAGCTCCCAGATTTCTTGTAATTGATAGGGCAATTGAATCTAACTTACTATGTCAAAGTAAACCAGCTTAAACAAAAGCATCTACTATTGCCAAATATAGTAAAACTATATCTAGGGTTTACACAAGGCTAGCTACCTGAGAAAAAGAAGGCTTGCTCTTGTGAAGGGAGGGGCCCATGCACCATTAAGGGAACAGGAAAGATCGAAGTGAGACACATGATATAATGGTGCAACACCATCTGTAGGTcactaaaatatataatatggtGAAAAAGGTGAGTCTCTTTGCCTCCTATTGAGATCCTACAAAGTGTGAGAAGCCTGTTCACTGAGCCACATGTGATTATTCCAATAATCCATTCCAATGAATCAGAATATATACACGGGTTCTTTCactttacttatttatttattttgggacAAACCAATATACCTTGATCTCATGTAATACAAAATCTACTTTTACTCATTACAAGCACTTGCAGCATAAGATGTCCATATAATGTATGGTGAAACCAAATAATATGTGCAGTTTAGTTTAAAACAACAGTAAAAGAATTTCTAGCAATGGTAACCAAATTAATTACTAGGGCACAAAAGGATCAACTAATTCACATATCGGTTATTTTTAGCTAAGAATCAGATTCTTCATTACACGCAAAGgtaatatatttgaaactgtactctttttgtttttttttttttttttaaagaattcttttctatttctattaATATGTTAGTTAAGCTGTGTATCTTACCCTCCAAAAAACTTTCAGATTTTGAAGACATGAGCTGTGAGATGATCTTTGGACAAGAACCCCCCGAAGATGATCCAGCACTGAAACAACCATGTTACCAAACACTATGTAAATgaaattatattcttttttatttactaaaaagtaGAACATTACATTACAAacacataaatatatatgtaccaaATCTTATTTTCCTAAATGatctaattatatatttctacTTTTTGCAGGCATGGCGAAGCAAACACATGGGGTCAATTGTTCCAAGTGATGAaccaaaaagttaaaatatacaAAGAGACTTCATATCGGTATATAGAAGATCACTTTTACACAAAGAACGACCTTTATTTTTTGCCCTTTATGTAAAAGAAGCCCTTGGTTCTAGCTAATATTTATTGTTCGAACTAAATTTTATGATCCACAATGATGGTTActgttaaaatattaataaaccaTTAATGCCATCTAAAATTTCCTTGTGGCAAATACATAAGGACTTTTTTACATAAAACTCCCTCTTTGGGAACCTTGTAAAAGTAGAatagttattaaaaatttaaaacttgggTATTTGACTAGTTCTCCATCTTTTTCCAGAAAAGATATTTGGATggtttttgtaatattaaaacaTACAACAGAGCAACCCCATCCCTATATAAATTTTGAGGTAAACAGGAAAAAGAGCTCAAACCTATGAAATTTTGGAATATGGTAAAAGTAAAACATCTTAGCCACTCAGCTCCCACCATCTGTAAAAATGAGGCATTTCTTTGGTAAAATTCAAGATAGCTTGGAATGATCCAAACACCTTaaatagcaattttttttaataacaatataatattattttaagcAAGTATAGTACcactagaagaaaaaaaaaactgcgaATTAAATTCCAGAGTGTGGAAACAGTTATACTCAGCAAAAATACAGTTTCTTCTAAAATATTCTTCATTCATAAGTTGGACATGCATCCAATTCATGCGGAAAAATTGcgataatttttaatttttccaaatggcgacaaattttttttagtaacatAAGAAATAAAGTTTCTGAAAAACGTGtcttaaaaaatcaaattttcaactaTTGAGCAGGGATATATAACCGATATCTCAAAATAGGAGTCCGACTGAAATACAATTAATAATACCAGACACTTGGTGTTATCCaatttttcaccattagatCTTATCTCTTGATCAATTCCAACtcttagatcatactattctaCCCATCCCCCACTAAATCCCAGAAGAACCGTCAGTAAATTGTAAGGGACCATTATCATTCAAACCTTAAAATTTTTCATCGAAAGataataaatttagtaaaaagaccataatactattaatagtatttcaacaCAACTCCtcaaaatagtattattatgCCATTTCAACAATTACTCAGCAACAGTAGATTTTTTTCTACTTAGTTCTATCCACAAGGTCAGATGTATGGAATCTTCATAAGTTCATTTCAGAAAAATGgaaaatttataattctttCCCAGGGTGTTAGAGGGAGAAACCTAAAGATAGAAGCtgtataaaaagtaaaataataaaaaataataaagaaagtaTTATTGTACTGTTACAAGGATCTGAGATGACTCCACTAACTTTTTCTACAAGATTCCACAATTCGTTATCATCAGTATCCAAAAGCACTAGAACCTACCCCTGCTTTTTCTCATCTATGAATTTGAAACAGTGAGTTCCAATGCAAGCCAACAAATAGGGATTATGATTCAAATTCTTTTGCTAATGGATCAAGATTGATTCTTCTGTTGTTTCTCTAAGTCAATGCATTTATGATTATTTGTTTTAAGAGAAGTATTTgcagaatataaaatattataagttttaaatagAGCAAAGAGAAGAACATTGAGGGACCAGTGTAAccagtgtgtgtgtgtgtgtgtgtgtctctctctctctctctctatatatatatatatatagagttgagctagaatactcttaaaagcaccaagggggtggtgcttttgaatttttaaccattagatggAGAAATGTAGAGTTAAGAAGATGGTAATAGATGATGATAGatagaatagtgtttgatctaagaggtattagtaattaaggagtggatcaaagggctaaaaacttaaaagcatcAAGGGGTtgatacttctaaaaatattctacctcaattctatatatatatatatatatatagccttaCTTTTGTGTGTGTTTATGCAAATGCACTAAAATATTTACATGCTTAATACATGAAGTGATAAAATGATAAAAGCCAACAAGTTTGGGTTAAGTAAAATGCTAACAAATTGCTAATTTGCAGCAATTTCGAATCAAATTAACAACACAAATGTGCGGCACACAGGATTGATCCTACCGCTGATACTTGCGCACAGCATAGATTTTTCACATGGAGTTGATCCCGATTGTTTATCCACGCTATCAAAAGGGACCAGAGCGACGGAATTTCCTCCGTGCACAGAAAATTTCTATGCATAGAGTTGTAGAAAATGTAATCCTGCTACTATTTCCCAGtgcttaaaaattttatctcaaCTTTAGTAGTACTGCTACATGTCTCTCTTAATGACACTCTTATATGTTGTTACTTTGTAGACACTACTAATGTAGAGGGATTAAATTGGCTAATACACTCACTCCAAaagttacataaaaatttatcaatataTTAACTACCGAGTAACATTGTAGAAGAGACTCGGAAGCATTTTCCGGCTGTTGTTTAGTGACGCTACCCCTGGATGCAGCCTGAAAACCCCTTAGGAACCTAATGTATTTATGGTTATATACTGGATCTGATCGGAGAGCACGAGGCAGATCAAACCTCCGACCTCAAAATCAGTCACTTAAAAGTCGAAAAATACTATATATGCTCACAAACAAATTTCAGTGTTTTGTAAATCACAACCATCACTTCCTAGTGATCGATGTTCACTCTATCAATCAAATAAGAATACGatgtaaatttgtaaaaatgttGCAGAGCATGTTTTAAGGCTTACATAACAACCAGAGTAGTAATTTAATTTCCGAATGTTAAAGTGAATGCGTGTACAAAGTCTAGTTCCAGTGAAGACACTTTATCCTTCCTAGTTAACCTTCCAAACATCTCCTATGGCCTAGGAGATCGTTTCATCATCttgtacttatatatatatatatatacacacacacacacacacacacacacacacgaacAAAATCCTATATTTCCCATCGAAGCCTCGGACAATGTTTACTGGTGCCTTATCCGGGTTCAGTTTGTAGACTATGTCATACTAACTCCGTGAATATTTTGAGATTACATTAAAACCAAAATTCAAAAGGGGCCCCTGACGAGGAACTTAGATGCAAACATAATTGGGCCCATTGGGCCACTTGACCCACCCTAGTGCGAATTAATCCCGGATCCCTGTGCCAGCCCCCTTCATCATGCAGTCGTGTAAAATCCCGGCCGTTGATTTCTTCATTCGCTTGCGTTTTATAATAacctctaatatatatatatatatatatatatatatatatatatgagatttttctttttttaaaaaaaaaaatttattttatattctctTTTAAGGTGTTTGGTGGGAAAGAGAGATCAGGGGAAGACGAGCCTGCGACGGGGTAGGTGCGCGCGAGGGAGGGACGCCACGTCAGCGAGGCATCGGatggtgtcggcgacgagatcCTTGAATATCAGCCGTTCGATCCGGAGCACGGCGTCCGAGAGCTCGGCGGAGGGGCGGGCCCACGCCACGTCATCCGCCACGTCCCTGCGTATCGCCCCGCACGTGACCTCGTCGACGTCCTCTCCGCCTCCCGCCGCAGCGACCGGCTCCCGCATCCGCCGCACCTCCCCCCACACGTGCCGCACGAGCGAGCGCGGCGCGGACGGGGGGAGGGGCGCTCCGGCGCGTGCGAAGGCGTCCCAGGGTGACGCGTGGCGGCGCCGCATCCGGTCGAGGATCTCCGCCACGGCGTCgaagaggaggcggcggcggggacgcGTGGAGGGCGGCCATTGGCGGCGCTTCTCGAGCAGCGCGTAGGCGTCCGATGGGCCGCGGAGCCGATCGGACGCTCGGACGATCTCGGCCACGTAGATGTAGTCCTCCTGATCGTCGGATTCGACCCCCCCCTCTCCGGGGTCCGATCCGACGGTCTGTGTTTCGCGGCTCCACTGGTCCTCCTCCCAATAAGGGGCCAACTTATCTGTGTACACACGTTAATCACGACCGTTGGTTAACCGCAAGTGAGAATGTAAATACCTAGC
Protein-coding regions in this window:
- the LOC109718965 gene encoding beta-carotene isomerase D27, chloroplastic isoform X2, with translation METTLLVPYGGLRAFPTSRKPAREAASGRRRPTQKPKSLLSPAKAVIARPTRRTVYKDNWFDRLAIRYLSSSVQETAGMRSEKDGYESLTEAAIMVSRSFDAARQQEVVIESLSNAFPRFILEMIKFLLPPSKLSRQFFATFTTIFFAWLVGPCEVRESEVEGRREKNVVYIPKCRFLESTNCVGMCRNMCKIPSQRFIQDSLDFEDMSCEMIFGQEPPEDDPALKQPCYQTLCMAKQTHGVNCSK
- the LOC109718965 gene encoding beta-carotene isomerase D27, chloroplastic isoform X1, which translates into the protein METTLLVPYGGLRAFPTSRKPAREAASGRRRPTQKPKSLLSPAKAVIARPTRRTVYKDNWFDRLAIRYLSSSVQETAGMRSEKDGYESLTEAAIMVSRSFDAARQQEVVIESLSNAFPRFILEMIKFLLPPSKLSRQFFATFTTIFFAWLVGPCEVRESEVEGRREKNVVYIPKCRFLESTNCVGMCRNMCKIPSQRFIQDSLGMPINMVPNFEDMSCEMIFGQEPPEDDPALKQPCYQTLCMAKQTHGVNCSK